The following are encoded in a window of Kitasatospora fiedleri genomic DNA:
- a CDS encoding sugar ABC transporter permease has product MSPETASPTEEPDQAGSPMTLTADRPAAETAPAKRPAKVRLRGRSSPLAAALAHGALIVASLIALFPVLYIAYISLGPDDNDYLHPAKIFDKMTFANYGKVIDDTGFFTWFGNSAIVAAGTTVIGVLIAASTGYAVSRMRFPGYRQLMWTLLVTQMFPIAVLIVPMYYILSNLGMLDSYTGLVLVYSATTVPYCAWLLKGYFDTIPVEIDEAGRVDGLSPIGTFWRLILPLARPGLAVAAFYSFLTAWGEVAYASTFMLSSDKYTLAVGLSSFVSEHDHQWQLMAATSVLIAIPAAVVFYLVQRHLVTGLTAGAAKS; this is encoded by the coding sequence ATGAGCCCCGAGACCGCTTCCCCGACCGAGGAACCCGACCAGGCAGGCAGCCCCATGACACTCACCGCCGACCGCCCCGCCGCCGAGACGGCCCCCGCGAAGCGCCCCGCCAAGGTCCGGCTGCGCGGCCGGTCCTCCCCGCTGGCCGCCGCGCTCGCGCACGGCGCCCTGATCGTCGCCAGCCTGATCGCGCTCTTCCCGGTGCTGTACATCGCGTACATCTCGCTCGGGCCGGACGACAACGACTACCTGCACCCGGCGAAGATCTTCGACAAGATGACCTTCGCCAACTACGGCAAGGTGATCGACGACACCGGGTTCTTCACCTGGTTCGGCAACTCGGCGATCGTGGCCGCCGGCACCACCGTGATCGGCGTGCTGATCGCCGCCTCCACCGGCTACGCGGTCTCCCGGATGCGCTTCCCCGGCTACCGCCAGCTGATGTGGACCCTGCTGGTCACCCAGATGTTCCCGATCGCGGTGCTGATCGTGCCGATGTACTACATCCTGTCGAACCTCGGCATGCTGGACAGCTACACCGGCCTGGTCCTGGTCTACTCGGCCACCACCGTGCCCTACTGCGCCTGGCTGCTGAAGGGCTACTTCGACACCATCCCGGTGGAGATCGACGAGGCCGGCCGGGTCGACGGGCTCTCCCCGATCGGCACCTTCTGGCGGCTGATCCTGCCGCTGGCCCGCCCGGGCCTGGCGGTGGCGGCGTTCTACTCCTTCCTCACCGCCTGGGGCGAGGTCGCCTACGCCTCGACCTTCATGCTCTCGTCCGACAAGTACACCCTGGCGGTCGGCCTGTCCTCGTTCGTCAGCGAGCACGACCACCAGTGGCAGCTGATGGCCGCCACCTCGGTGCTCATCGCCATCCCCGCCGCGGTCGTCTTCTACCTGGTGCAGCGCCACCTGGTCACCGGCCTGACGGCCGGCGCCGCGAAGTCCTGA
- a CDS encoding serine hydrolase domain-containing protein, translated as MENQQIQGFAAAGFEPVREAFAGNFREYGELGAAFALYLDGRKVVDLWGGDARPEVGARPAPAVGWEEGTAQVLRSVTKGLTASAALHLAQRGLLDLDAPVASYWPEFAQAGKGRVPVRWLLSHQAGLPALDVPLRIEDVLAWEPAAAAVAAQAPAWEPGTAHGYHPLTFGWLVGEVVRRAGGRSVGRYFAEEIAAPLGLDLWIGLPPAAAGRVGRLVDLPAPEAARLAPGGMRMRPKQSVLDAYRDPHSLTARSFGAVRSSVDLNDPAVQAVEVPGAGGIGTARSLARFYAALIGAADRADAPGQRLPALFEPGTLAEAAGPSVQGPDRVLIVNTTFGQGFFRHGGTSPMASPASFGHPGRGGSLGFADPELGIGFGYVTNGMQPGVTGDVRSRALIAAVRQCLAERG; from the coding sequence GTGGAGAACCAGCAGATCCAGGGGTTCGCGGCGGCCGGGTTCGAGCCGGTCCGGGAGGCTTTCGCGGGCAACTTCCGGGAGTACGGGGAGTTGGGCGCGGCCTTCGCGCTGTACCTCGACGGGCGGAAGGTGGTCGACCTGTGGGGCGGGGACGCCCGGCCGGAGGTCGGGGCCCGGCCGGCCCCGGCGGTCGGTTGGGAGGAGGGGACGGCGCAGGTGCTGCGGTCCGTCACCAAGGGGCTGACCGCCTCCGCCGCGCTGCACCTCGCGCAGCGCGGGCTGCTCGACCTGGACGCGCCGGTGGCCTCCTACTGGCCGGAGTTCGCGCAGGCCGGGAAGGGGCGGGTGCCGGTGCGCTGGCTGCTCTCGCACCAGGCCGGGCTGCCCGCGCTGGACGTGCCGCTGCGGATCGAGGACGTGCTGGCCTGGGAGCCGGCCGCTGCTGCCGTCGCCGCCCAGGCCCCCGCCTGGGAGCCCGGCACCGCGCACGGGTACCACCCGCTGACCTTCGGCTGGCTGGTCGGCGAGGTGGTCCGGCGGGCCGGGGGCCGCAGCGTGGGCCGGTACTTCGCGGAGGAGATCGCCGCCCCGCTCGGCCTGGACCTGTGGATCGGCCTGCCCCCCGCCGCGGCCGGCCGGGTCGGCCGGCTGGTCGACCTGCCCGCGCCGGAGGCGGCCCGGCTCGCCCCCGGCGGGATGCGGATGCGCCCCAAGCAGTCCGTGCTGGACGCCTACCGGGACCCGCACTCGCTGACCGCCCGCTCGTTCGGCGCGGTGCGCAGCAGCGTGGACCTGAACGACCCGGCGGTGCAGGCGGTCGAGGTGCCGGGCGCGGGCGGGATCGGCACCGCCCGTTCGCTGGCCCGGTTCTACGCGGCGCTGATCGGCGCCGCCGACCGGGCCGACGCGCCCGGGCAGCGGCTGCCCGCGCTGTTCGAGCCCGGCACGCTGGCCGAGGCGGCCGGCCCCTCGGTGCAGGGCCCGGACCGGGTGCTGATCGTCAACACCACCTTCGGCCAGGGCTTCTTCCGGCACGGCGGCACCTCGCCGATGGCCTCCCCGGCGAGCTTCGGCCACCCGGGCCGGGGCGGTTCGCTGGGCTTCGCCGACCCGGAGCTGGGCATCGGCTTCGGCTACGTCACCAACGGCATGCAGCCGGGCGTCACCGGGGACGTCCGCTCCCGGGCGCTGATCGCCGCCGTCCGGCAGTGCCTGGCGGAACGGGGCTGA
- a CDS encoding aldose epimerase family protein, with protein MTASAAPTEVHRAPYDHSGAGMGLERWTLRSGPVEATVITLGAALHTLTAPDRSGNPAQLLLTSRDVGTLLGPAKHYGATVGRYANRIADSRITVDGEDHPLLPTGGGVTLHGGPDSFAHRVWDAEEIPGGVRMHLHSPDGDQGFPGALDVRVDFTLTGSELTISYRAVTTKPTVVNLTNHAYVNLAGEGRGDVLGHLLTLDADAYTPVDERQIPYGPYEPVAGTPFDFTTARPIGAGIAEEHPQLKSSRGYDHNWVLRERPADGPPVRAALLADPGSGRTLEVLTTEPGLQVYTANGFDGSVTGPSGTAYGPYAGVALETQHHPDSPHQPSYPSTELRPGQEFRSTTVLRLGTDG; from the coding sequence ATGACCGCGTCGGCCGCGCCCACCGAGGTGCACCGGGCACCGTACGACCACTCCGGCGCCGGGATGGGGCTGGAGCGCTGGACGCTGCGGTCCGGCCCGGTCGAGGCGACCGTGATCACCCTGGGCGCCGCGCTGCACACCCTGACCGCCCCGGACCGCTCCGGCAACCCCGCCCAGCTGCTGCTCACCAGCCGGGACGTGGGCACCCTGCTAGGCCCGGCCAAGCACTACGGGGCCACCGTCGGCCGGTACGCCAACCGGATCGCGGACAGCCGGATCACTGTCGACGGCGAGGACCACCCGCTGCTGCCCACCGGCGGCGGCGTGACCCTGCACGGCGGCCCCGACTCCTTCGCGCACCGGGTGTGGGACGCCGAGGAGATCCCCGGCGGGGTGCGGATGCACCTGCACTCGCCCGACGGCGACCAGGGCTTCCCGGGCGCGCTGGACGTCCGGGTCGACTTCACGCTCACCGGCTCCGAGCTGACGATCTCCTACCGGGCGGTGACCACCAAGCCGACGGTGGTCAACCTGACCAACCACGCCTACGTCAACCTGGCCGGCGAGGGCCGCGGCGACGTGCTGGGCCACCTGCTGACCCTCGACGCGGACGCGTACACGCCGGTGGACGAGCGGCAGATCCCGTACGGCCCGTACGAGCCGGTGGCGGGCACCCCGTTCGACTTCACCACCGCCCGGCCGATCGGCGCGGGCATCGCCGAGGAGCACCCGCAGCTGAAGTCCTCCCGCGGCTACGACCACAACTGGGTGCTGCGCGAGCGCCCCGCGGACGGGCCGCCGGTGCGGGCCGCGCTGCTGGCGGACCCGGGCAGCGGGCGCACCCTGGAGGTGCTGACCACCGAGCCGGGCCTCCAGGTGTACACCGCGAACGGCTTCGACGGCTCGGTCACCGGCCCGTCCGGGACGGCCTACGGCCCGTACGCCGGGGTGGCGCTGGAGACCCAGCACCACCCGGACTCGCCGCACCAGCCGTCCTACCCGTCGACCGAGCTGCGGCCGGGGCAGGAGTTCCGCTCGACCACCGTGCTGCGGCTGGGCACCGACGGCTGA
- a CDS encoding terpene synthase family protein, with product MAAIPPLFCPIPSGLHPDHEAVGKSTELWLETMGFAADAERRRRLLAIGAHEFVCRIAKDADGTTGLELVSQWLCSMLTLDDEWDTGRLSRDPSRVLTIAATLLAVINSPNSHPDETDLYVASVRDVFARARDWAPALSVKRWADSQLESFMGAAAIVAYRTERRPMTLSEYLTIGPLDRGSRSCIEIIEVCERTAIPQSQLDSPRVHALTEAAKFLVLVSADVYSFRREDDHGALESNIVDALQRHLGCGRERALLEAAALHDRTMCLFLRLADRTSRRAGAELRRYIQQLSNLVSGNLEWGFTSARYTERTPGTLPTAERAERPADGRLTPPPYPEIAWWWDQLW from the coding sequence TTGGCTGCAATACCCCCGCTCTTCTGCCCCATCCCGTCCGGCCTGCACCCCGATCACGAAGCCGTCGGCAAGAGCACCGAACTCTGGCTCGAAACGATGGGCTTCGCCGCGGACGCGGAACGGCGGCGCCGTCTCCTCGCCATCGGCGCGCACGAGTTCGTCTGCCGGATAGCCAAGGACGCGGACGGCACCACCGGGCTGGAACTGGTCTCGCAGTGGCTGTGCAGCATGCTCACGCTGGACGACGAGTGGGACACCGGCAGGCTCAGCCGGGACCCCTCCCGTGTACTCACCATAGCAGCCACACTACTGGCTGTTATCAATTCGCCGAATTCCCACCCGGACGAGACCGACCTCTACGTCGCCTCGGTGCGCGACGTGTTCGCCCGGGCCCGCGACTGGGCCCCCGCCCTGTCGGTCAAGCGCTGGGCGGACAGCCAGCTGGAGTCCTTCATGGGCGCCGCCGCCATCGTCGCCTACCGCACCGAGCGCCGGCCGATGACGCTCTCCGAGTACCTGACCATCGGCCCGCTGGACCGCGGCAGCCGCTCCTGCATCGAGATCATCGAGGTCTGCGAGCGCACCGCCATTCCGCAGTCCCAGCTGGACTCGCCCCGGGTGCACGCGCTGACCGAGGCCGCCAAGTTCCTGGTGCTGGTCTCGGCCGACGTCTACTCCTTCCGCCGCGAGGACGACCACGGCGCGCTGGAGAGCAACATCGTGGACGCGCTCCAGCGGCACCTGGGCTGCGGCCGGGAGCGGGCCCTGCTGGAGGCCGCCGCCCTGCACGACCGCACCATGTGCCTGTTCCTCCGCCTCGCCGACCGCACCTCCCGCCGGGCCGGGGCCGAACTGCGGCGCTACATCCAGCAGTTGTCCAACCTGGTGAGCGGGAACCTGGAGTGGGGCTTCACCTCCGCCCGCTACACCGAGCGCACCCCCGGGACGCTCCCGACCGCCGAACGCGCCGAACGGCCCGCCGACGGCCGGCTCACCCCGCCGCCCTACCCCGAGATCGCCTGGTGGTGGGACCAGCTGTGGTGA
- a CDS encoding nuclear transport factor 2-like protein yields MTIAVDKLSDPAVRRLLGAVNSGDRDAFFAALTEDATMSDDGSERDLADWVDREIFSSHGHIEVQTEKSGGRAVVADYRNDTWGEMRTAWRFTVAPDGRVSRFETGQA; encoded by the coding sequence ATGACCATCGCCGTCGACAAACTCTCCGACCCGGCCGTCCGCCGCCTGCTCGGCGCCGTCAACTCCGGTGACCGGGACGCCTTCTTCGCCGCCCTGACTGAGGACGCCACGATGTCCGACGACGGCTCGGAGCGCGACCTGGCGGACTGGGTCGACCGGGAGATCTTCTCCTCGCACGGGCACATCGAGGTGCAGACCGAGAAGTCCGGCGGCCGCGCCGTGGTCGCCGACTACCGCAACGACACCTGGGGCGAGATGCGCACCGCCTGGCGCTTCACCGTCGCCCCGGACGGCCGGGTCAGCCGCTTCGAGACCGGCCAGGCCTGA
- a CDS encoding carbohydrate ABC transporter permease, with amino-acid sequence MAVAVVQRIRLSYSKYWYAYAMIAPVVIVLGVLVGYPLVRGIYLTLTNATSLNVGRQIGVNHIPDSFDFVGLDNYADVLWGPTAYDRFWSHFIWTVAWTAICVVLHYTIGLALAMLLNRKMRGRGLYRLVLILPWAVPTFVTVFSWRLMLADGGAVNGLLSFLHLPEPAWLSDPLAQKAAAIMVNTWVGVPFMMISLLGGLQSIPGELYEAAEMDGASPWQRFRYVTLPGLRTVSSTVVLLGVIWTFNQFAVIFLLFGSGAPDAQILVTWAYRLGFGQQPSDYAQSATYGILLLSILLVFTSFYRRWLARNEQANG; translated from the coding sequence ATGGCAGTTGCGGTCGTACAGCGCATCAGGCTGTCGTACTCGAAGTACTGGTACGCGTACGCGATGATCGCGCCGGTCGTGATCGTCCTGGGGGTGCTGGTCGGCTACCCGCTGGTGCGCGGCATCTACCTGACCCTGACGAACGCCACCAGCCTCAACGTCGGCCGGCAGATCGGCGTCAACCACATCCCCGACAGCTTCGACTTCGTCGGGCTGGACAACTACGCGGACGTGCTCTGGGGGCCGACCGCGTACGACCGCTTCTGGTCGCACTTCATCTGGACGGTGGCCTGGACCGCGATCTGCGTCGTCCTGCACTACACCATCGGCCTGGCCCTGGCGATGCTGCTCAACCGGAAGATGCGCGGCCGCGGCCTGTACCGGCTGGTGCTGATCCTGCCCTGGGCGGTGCCGACCTTCGTCACCGTCTTCTCCTGGCGGCTGATGCTCGCCGACGGCGGCGCCGTCAACGGACTGCTGTCCTTCCTGCACCTGCCCGAACCGGCCTGGCTCTCCGACCCGCTGGCGCAGAAGGCCGCCGCGATCATGGTCAACACCTGGGTCGGCGTGCCGTTCATGATGATCTCGCTGCTCGGCGGGCTCCAGTCGATCCCCGGCGAGCTGTACGAGGCCGCCGAGATGGACGGCGCCAGCCCCTGGCAGCGCTTCCGCTACGTCACCCTGCCCGGCCTGCGGACCGTCTCCTCCACCGTCGTGCTGCTCGGCGTGATCTGGACCTTCAACCAGTTCGCCGTCATCTTCCTGCTGTTCGGCTCCGGCGCCCCCGACGCGCAGATCCTGGTCACCTGGGCCTACCGCCTCGGCTTCGGCCAACAGCCCTCCGACTACGCGCAGTCCGCGACCTACGGAATCCTGCTGCTGTCGATCCTGCTCGTCTTCACCAGCTTCTACCGCCGCTGGCTGGCCCGGAACGAGCAGGCCAACGGATGA
- a CDS encoding DUF6325 family protein, with amino-acid sequence MGPAELLVLTFPEATVSAEAAGVLVRLRDAAGVRVIDSLAVVRDAGGEATYGELTDFEHLQGVAGLEEEELPLIGPEDAQEVAELLEPGSAALIVLVEHLWAEEAAAALRAVGGRIASGVRIPPENIEEAVRAAEARVATGE; translated from the coding sequence ATGGGACCGGCCGAACTGCTCGTCCTGACCTTCCCGGAGGCGACCGTCAGCGCCGAGGCGGCCGGTGTGCTGGTCCGGCTGCGGGACGCGGCCGGGGTCCGGGTGATCGACTCGCTGGCGGTCGTCCGGGACGCCGGGGGCGAGGCGACCTACGGGGAGCTGACCGACTTCGAACACCTGCAGGGCGTCGCGGGCCTGGAAGAGGAGGAGCTGCCGCTGATCGGGCCGGAGGACGCCCAGGAGGTGGCCGAACTGCTGGAGCCCGGCAGCGCGGCGCTGATCGTGCTGGTCGAGCACCTGTGGGCCGAGGAGGCCGCCGCGGCGCTGCGCGCGGTCGGCGGCCGGATCGCCTCCGGGGTGCGCATTCCGCCGGAGAACATCGAAGAGGCCGTCCGCGCCGCCGAGGCGCGCGTCGCGACGGGAGAGTGA
- a CDS encoding ATP-binding protein: protein MDRLCREFAAGGLKIGELLVFSGSPGIGKTSMLEQVRRIAGARQDSTVLFARGSERQRREPFRVLRQLLLPVLSDLDEAEVEEVFGSWHNIVAPAIGLAPPSDEVERIDPQSVRDGLDFVITQLAPRRAPLVVIVDDLHAVDQESLTWLASFAVRARELPVLLVFAYRHEFEDEARALAQQIHERAARKHELLPLNPVSVAAIVHGEFAEADDAFCRQVWAVTAGAPYDTVALLREVRDQNLEPVEENSPRLRDLAAAARGEGRDYWLDKLGTTVLRFAWAAALLGTEIKEELAATICGQGPAQAAESIQVLRRMRVLTSQPNGRLEFVHPLIATSIYQSIPPAVRTGMHGMAATAIENSGGSLLSSSRHLLETHPGEGDDVIVRKLRRAAAENLAIGAPEAARRCLERALNEPPDEEDQAEVLYELACASLLTDPGATANQLRRAIDMEDGLSPDLRVEAVFRLSEVIAHGGDLSAAAALCLDESERAPEGPGRVRLLVAHLLYTALQRDEEDGPGRAARVRRLVAEVDPDSEVARPVRALYAWDLTLQGGSATEALRAAEDALVDGRLPRGLGWTNTTWNFELPALLGLCFAYNDELARAEKLFSSAILEFEIAGWSGAHRGFAYFLMGYARLRRGFLPEAEDFLRRGLRIADRMGAGLPLTWNLVGALIDTLLARGRDHEAWEIAVKYRFLPPYHQTALLLPDVATIYGKLLISRGDYGMAVEVLAETGTRLDKRGWRSTVHAPWAGYLAVAMAHQDLPSARKNGEDAVERAKVSGSPSAIGTALRLAASVWEGAHAVELLQEAVGWLGRSPAGYEHAHALVDLGAALVQVGRSLEAAEHLYQGMELAKHCGADGLEVRARNVLSSAGLQPSRPLAPAKDTLNPHELEVARLAVRPLPPQRIAEELGLPLGIVKQRLAAVHRKLGTGPEGLADALGLPADGSGQPD from the coding sequence GTGGACAGGCTGTGCCGCGAATTCGCCGCGGGCGGCCTGAAGATCGGCGAGCTGCTGGTCTTCTCCGGCTCGCCCGGCATCGGCAAGACCTCGATGCTGGAGCAGGTCCGCCGGATCGCCGGTGCCCGCCAGGACTCGACCGTGCTGTTCGCCCGGGGCAGCGAGCGCCAGCGCCGGGAGCCGTTCCGGGTGCTGCGGCAACTGCTCCTGCCGGTGCTCAGCGACCTGGACGAGGCCGAGGTCGAGGAGGTGTTCGGCAGCTGGCACAACATCGTCGCCCCGGCCATCGGACTGGCCCCGCCGTCCGACGAGGTCGAGCGGATCGACCCGCAGAGCGTCCGCGACGGACTGGACTTCGTCATCACCCAGCTCGCGCCCCGGCGCGCCCCGCTGGTGGTGATCGTCGACGACCTGCACGCCGTCGACCAGGAGTCGCTGACCTGGCTGGCGTCCTTCGCGGTGCGCGCCCGCGAACTGCCCGTGCTGCTGGTCTTCGCCTACCGGCACGAGTTCGAGGACGAGGCCCGCGCGCTGGCCCAGCAGATCCACGAACGGGCCGCCCGCAAGCACGAGTTGCTGCCGCTCAACCCGGTCTCGGTGGCCGCCATCGTGCACGGCGAGTTCGCCGAGGCCGACGACGCGTTCTGCCGCCAGGTCTGGGCGGTCACCGCCGGCGCCCCGTACGACACGGTGGCGCTGCTGCGCGAGGTCCGCGACCAGAACCTCGAACCGGTCGAGGAGAACTCGCCCCGGCTGCGCGACCTGGCCGCGGCCGCCCGCGGCGAGGGCCGGGACTACTGGCTCGACAAGCTCGGCACCACCGTGCTGCGCTTCGCCTGGGCCGCCGCGCTGCTCGGCACCGAGATCAAGGAGGAGCTGGCCGCCACGATCTGCGGGCAGGGCCCCGCGCAGGCCGCCGAGTCGATCCAGGTGCTGCGCCGGATGCGGGTCCTCACCAGCCAGCCCAACGGCAGGCTGGAGTTCGTCCACCCGCTGATCGCCACCTCGATCTACCAGTCGATCCCGCCCGCCGTCCGCACCGGCATGCACGGCATGGCCGCCACCGCGATCGAGAACAGCGGCGGCTCGCTGCTCTCCTCCTCCCGCCACCTGCTGGAGACCCACCCCGGGGAGGGCGACGACGTCATCGTGCGCAAACTGCGCCGGGCCGCCGCCGAGAACCTGGCCATCGGCGCCCCCGAGGCCGCCCGCCGCTGTCTGGAGCGCGCCCTGAACGAGCCGCCGGACGAGGAGGACCAGGCCGAGGTGCTGTACGAGCTGGCCTGCGCCAGCCTGCTCACCGACCCCGGCGCCACCGCCAACCAACTGCGCCGCGCCATCGACATGGAGGACGGCCTCAGCCCCGACCTGCGGGTCGAGGCGGTGTTCCGGCTCTCCGAGGTGATCGCCCACGGCGGCGACCTGAGCGCGGCCGCCGCGCTCTGCCTGGACGAGTCCGAGCGCGCCCCGGAGGGCCCCGGCCGGGTCCGGCTGCTGGTCGCCCACCTGCTCTACACCGCCCTGCAACGGGACGAGGAGGACGGACCCGGGCGCGCCGCGCGGGTCCGCCGGCTGGTCGCCGAGGTCGACCCGGACAGCGAGGTGGCCCGCCCGGTCCGCGCGCTGTACGCCTGGGACCTCACGCTCCAGGGCGGCAGCGCCACCGAGGCGCTGCGGGCCGCCGAGGACGCCCTGGTCGACGGCCGGCTGCCGCGCGGCCTCGGCTGGACCAACACCACCTGGAACTTCGAACTGCCCGCGCTGCTCGGCCTGTGCTTCGCCTACAACGACGAACTCGCCCGCGCCGAGAAGCTGTTCAGCTCCGCCATCCTGGAGTTCGAGATCGCCGGATGGAGCGGCGCGCACCGCGGCTTCGCCTACTTCCTGATGGGCTACGCCCGGCTGCGCCGCGGCTTCCTCCCGGAGGCCGAGGACTTCCTGCGCCGCGGCCTGCGGATCGCCGACCGGATGGGCGCCGGCCTGCCGCTGACCTGGAACCTGGTCGGCGCGCTGATCGACACCCTGCTGGCCCGCGGCCGCGACCACGAGGCGTGGGAGATCGCGGTCAAGTACCGCTTCCTGCCGCCGTACCACCAGACCGCGCTGCTGCTGCCCGACGTGGCCACCATCTACGGCAAGCTGCTGATCTCGCGCGGCGACTACGGGATGGCCGTCGAGGTGCTCGCCGAGACCGGCACCCGGCTGGACAAGCGCGGCTGGCGCTCCACCGTGCACGCCCCGTGGGCCGGCTACCTGGCGGTGGCGATGGCGCACCAGGACCTGCCGTCCGCCCGGAAGAACGGCGAGGACGCGGTGGAGCGGGCCAAGGTGTCCGGTTCGCCGTCCGCGATCGGCACCGCGCTGCGGCTGGCCGCCAGCGTCTGGGAGGGCGCGCACGCCGTCGAGCTGCTCCAGGAGGCGGTCGGCTGGCTGGGCCGCTCCCCGGCCGGCTACGAGCACGCGCACGCCCTGGTCGACCTGGGCGCGGCGCTGGTGCAGGTCGGCCGCAGCCTGGAGGCCGCGGAACACCTGTACCAGGGCATGGAGCTGGCCAAGCACTGTGGCGCGGACGGGCTGGAGGTGCGGGCCCGCAACGTGCTCTCCTCGGCCGGGCTGCAGCCGAGCCGCCCGCTGGCCCCGGCCAAGGACACCCTCAACCCGCACGAGCTGGAGGTGGCCCGGCTCGCGGTCCGGCCGCTGCCGCCGCAGCGGATCGCCGAGGAGCTGGGCCTCCCGCTGGGGATCGTCAAGCAGCGGCTGGCCGCCGTGCACCGCAAGCTCGGCACCGGCCCGGAGGGGCTCGCGGACGCCCTCGGGCTGCCCGCCGACGGCTCCGGGCAGCCCGACTGA
- a CDS encoding SHOCT domain-containing protein: MFRPMRPIRPVRVVRPVGRPLARGLVVGGAAYAAGRAGARRAADERGQDEAIAELQAEQDRAAQQQAAPAPVPAAPAAAPAPGGEDVADKLARLAQLAQQGLLTPEEFAAAKARLLA, encoded by the coding sequence GTGTTCCGACCGATGAGGCCGATCCGGCCGGTCCGGGTGGTCCGCCCGGTGGGCCGTCCGCTGGCCCGCGGGCTGGTGGTGGGCGGCGCCGCGTACGCCGCGGGCCGGGCCGGGGCCCGGCGGGCCGCCGACGAGCGGGGCCAGGACGAGGCGATCGCCGAGCTGCAGGCCGAGCAGGACCGGGCCGCGCAGCAGCAGGCCGCGCCGGCACCCGTGCCCGCCGCTCCCGCTGCCGCCCCTGCTCCCGGTGGCGAGGACGTGGCGGACAAGCTGGCCCGGTTGGCGCAGCTGGCGCAGCAGGGGCTGCTCACCCCGGAGGAGTTCGCCGCGGCGAAGGCCCGGCTGCTGGCCTGA
- a CDS encoding extracellular solute-binding protein, whose translation MRRGIAASALVAALAVTMAACSSSGSGSDAKGDGGPVTLTYWDTSNATNEAPNYQELVKKFEAANPNVKVNFVNVPFDTAQNKLQTAMGAKGAPDVFRSEVGWTSAFAKAGYLEPLDGTPALTDASVFQPSLIKQATYSGKVYGVPLVTDTLALMYNKELFAKAGITAAPTTWDELKADAAQLKEKAGVDGFWLKAADGYYAMPFLYGEGTNMVDAAGKKITVNSAEAVKAVDTYKSMFTSPGTVKADVTTDAYAHMMDAFNSGKVAAIIQGPWEVTNVYKGAAFADPKNLGIAAVPNGSTGKGGAPTGGHNVSVYAGSDAAHKAAAEKLAAFLTSAESQTFLALKNGTLPTRSDAYTAEVKANPGIADFQAILTSAQPRPELPEYASLFGSFGTNLGKIVQDQSDTKAGLDATATDYAKLLPDFTK comes from the coding sequence ATGCGGCGTGGCATCGCGGCCTCCGCTCTCGTTGCGGCTCTCGCAGTCACCATGGCGGCTTGCAGCAGCAGCGGCTCCGGCTCGGACGCCAAGGGCGACGGCGGACCGGTCACCCTCACCTACTGGGACACCTCGAACGCCACCAATGAGGCGCCGAACTACCAGGAACTGGTCAAGAAGTTCGAGGCCGCGAACCCGAACGTCAAGGTCAACTTCGTCAACGTGCCGTTCGACACCGCGCAGAACAAGCTGCAGACCGCGATGGGCGCCAAGGGCGCCCCGGACGTCTTCCGCTCCGAGGTCGGCTGGACCTCCGCCTTCGCCAAGGCCGGCTACCTGGAGCCGCTGGACGGCACCCCCGCGCTGACCGACGCCTCCGTCTTCCAGCCCTCGCTGATCAAGCAGGCCACGTACTCGGGCAAGGTCTACGGCGTCCCGCTGGTCACCGACACCCTGGCCCTGATGTACAACAAGGAGCTCTTCGCCAAGGCCGGCATCACCGCCGCCCCCACCACCTGGGACGAGCTCAAGGCCGACGCCGCCCAGCTGAAGGAGAAGGCCGGCGTCGACGGCTTCTGGCTGAAGGCCGCGGACGGCTACTACGCGATGCCGTTCCTGTACGGCGAGGGCACCAACATGGTGGACGCCGCCGGCAAGAAGATCACCGTCAACTCGGCCGAGGCCGTCAAGGCGGTCGACACCTACAAGTCGATGTTCACCTCGCCCGGCACGGTCAAGGCCGACGTCACCACCGACGCCTACGCGCACATGATGGACGCCTTCAACAGCGGCAAGGTCGCGGCGATCATCCAGGGCCCGTGGGAGGTCACCAACGTCTACAAGGGCGCCGCGTTCGCCGACCCGAAGAACCTCGGCATCGCCGCCGTCCCGAACGGCTCCACCGGCAAGGGCGGCGCCCCCACCGGCGGCCACAACGTCTCCGTCTACGCCGGCTCCGACGCCGCCCACAAGGCCGCCGCCGAGAAGCTCGCCGCGTTCCTCACCTCCGCCGAGAGCCAGACCTTCCTCGCGCTGAAGAACGGCACCCTGCCCACCCGCAGCGACGCCTACACCGCCGAGGTCAAGGCCAACCCCGGCATCGCGGACTTCCAGGCGATCCTGACCTCCGCCCAGCCGCGCCCCGAACTGCCGGAGTACGCCTCGCTGTTCGGCTCCTTCGGCACCAACCTCGGCAAGATCGTCCAGGACCAGAGCGACACCAAGGCCGGCCTGGACGCCACCGCCACCGACTACGCGAAGCTCCTCCCGGACTTCACCAAGTAA